A region of Rhodamnia argentea isolate NSW1041297 chromosome 9, ASM2092103v1, whole genome shotgun sequence DNA encodes the following proteins:
- the LOC115737103 gene encoding protein DETOXIFICATION 49-like: MRDYGEPDMSVDLVPKTPTSPLQKDCDDHGSGDPGKTHLALLLKEGRSVSAVAVPMVLTGLLMYARSAISMLFLGRLGDLALAGGSLAIGFANITGYSVLSGLAMGMEPICGQAFGARRYKLLGLTVQRTILLLLLTSIPISLLWLNMKRILLFFGQQEDISSQAQLYILYSLPDLAAQSLLHPLRIYLRSQSITMPLTCCAAQAIILHVPINYLLVNVLGLGIKGAALAAVWTNINLVASLILYILISGVHKKTWGGVSSECLKGFKSLLNLAVPSCISVCLEWWWYEIMILLCGYLLNPRATVASMGVLIQTTALIYIFPSSLSFGVSTRVGNELGAGRPDNARLAMIVGLAFSFVLGLAALLFTTMVRRTWARMFTRDADIAALTSMVLPIIGLCELGNCPQTTGCGVLRGTARPKMGANINLGCFYLVGMPIAVWLSFFAGLDFKGLWLGLLAAQGSCVMTMLLVLVRTDWEGEARRAEELTRENVTTGDGDHEQHDAASQCWRSHEDDQGAENSLLLP; this comes from the coding sequence ATGCGAGATTACGGCGAGCCCGACATGTCGGTGGACTTAGTCCCCAAAACCCCAACATCGCCGCTTCAGAAGGATTGCGATGATCACGGCTCCGGAGACCCCGGCAAGACCCACCTCGCCCTCCTGCTCAAGGAGGGCCGGTCGGTGTCCGCGGTGGCCGTCCCCATGGTCTTGACCGGCCTCCTGATGTACGCCCGCTCGGCCATCTCCATGCTCTTCCTCGGCCGCCTCGGCGACCTCGCCCTTGCTGGTGGGTCCCTTGCTATCGGCTTCGCCAACATCACCGGCTACTCCGTCCTCTCTGGCCTCGCCATGGGAATGGAGCCCATCTGTGGCCAGGCCTTCGGAGCCCGCCGGTACAAGCTTCTCGGCCTCACCGTGCAAAGGACTATCCTTCTGCTCCTTCTGACTTCAATCCCCATATCCCTGCTGTGGCTCAACATGAAGCGAATCCTACTGTTTTTTGGGCAACAAGAAGACATCTCGTCTCAGGCTCAGCTGTACATCCTCTACTCTCTTCCCGACCTCGCCGCGCAGTCGCTGTTGCACCCGCTGCGCATATACCTCCGATCGCAGTCCATTACAATGCCGCTCACGTGCTGCGCAGCTCAGGCTATTATCCTCCACGTCCCTATCAATTACCTCCTCGTCAATGTGCTCGGCCTTGGGATCAAAGGCGCCGCGCTCGCTGCTGTCTGGACAAATATCAATCTCGTGGCATCGCTGATCCTATATATACTAATCTCTGGCGTGCACAAGAAGACGTGGGGTGGGGTCTCGTCCGAATGCCTCAAGGGGTTCAAGTCCCTCCTGAACCTGGCGGTCCCGAGCTGCATCTCGGTCTGCCTTGAGTGGTGGTGGTATGAGATCATGATCTTGCTATGCGGGTATTTGCTGAATCCCCGAGCCACCGTCGCCTCGATGGGGGTTTTGATCCAGACAACGGCGCTGATATACATCTTCCCGTCCTCACTGAGCTTTGGTGTTTCCACGAGGGTCGGGAACGAGCTTGGGGCAGGCCGGCCCGACAACGCGAGGCTGGCGATGATCGTGGGGCTCGCTTTTAGCTTTGTGTTGGGGCTCGCTGCTTTGTTGTTCACTACGATGGTGAGGCGCACCTGGGCGAGGATGTTTACTCGGGATGCAGACATCGCGGCCTTGACCTCCATGGTCTTGCCCATAATAGGGTTATGCGAGCTTGGGAACTGCCCGCAGACGACGGGTTGCGGCGTTCTCAGAGGGACTGCGAGGCCGAAGATGGGGGCGAACATCAACTTGGGTTGCTTCTATCTGGTCGGCATGCCAATCGCCGTGTGGCTGAGTTTCTTCGCCGGGTTGGACTTCAAGGGGCTGTGGCTTGGGCTACTGGCGGCGCAGGGTTCGTGTGTCATGACCATGTTGCTCGTTTTGGTCCGGACCGACTGGGAAGGCGAGGCACGAAGAGCCGAAGAGCTCACCAGAGAAAATGTGACTACTGGCGATGGTGATCATGAACAGCACGATGCTGCAAGTCAATGTTGGAGGTCTCATGAGGATGACCAAGGAGCTGAGAATTCATTGCTATTGCCATAA
- the LOC115737104 gene encoding ethylene-responsive transcription factor ERF027-like: MSDPSSPTRETHVVQSPPELDPPPPPPPPPPPPPLALPPLDPIPHSLPAYAGEAPSPKGKSPSPRHLQRSSPRSNPSGSATPAGKHPFYRGIRCRSGKWVSEIREPRKTTRVWLGTYPAPEMAAAAYDVAALALKGGDAVLNFPHLVSSYPVPASTAPTDVRRAAAAAAASRKGETSGSGSGSGAGDDTTLLGQEGNEGKTRKGPHPDQSSKPPEAEFIDEEALFDMPNLLVDMAEGMMVSPPRISSPPSDDSPDNSDMESLWSYP, encoded by the coding sequence ATGTCAGACCCTAGTTCTCCTACAAGAGAGACCCATGTGGTCCAATCACCGCCCGAGCTAGaccctccacctcctcctccaccgccgccgcctcctcctccactTGCGCTACCCCCGCTGGACCCAATCCCACATTCTCTTCCTGCTTACGCGGGTGAAGCCCCATCCCCTAAGGGCAAATCCCCCTCCCCGAGGCATCTGCAGAGGTCGTCCCCGAGGAGCAACCCGTCTGGCTCGGCCACCCCCGCCGGGAAGCACCCGTTCTACCGCGGCATCCGCTGCCGGAGCGGCAAGTGGGTCTCGGAGATCCGGGAGCCGCGCAAGACGACCCGGGTGTGGCTGGGCACCTACCCCGCCCCGGAGATGGCCGCCGCCGCCTACGACGTGGCCGCCCTCGCCCTCAAAGGGGGCGACGCGGTCCTCAACTTCCCGCACCTGGTGAGCTCGTACCCGGTCCCCGCGTCCACCGCGCCCACCGACGTGCGGAgggccgcggcggcggcggccgcttCGAGGAAGGGGGAAACGagcggcagcggcagcggcagcggcgCCGGCGACGATACCACATTGCTAGGTCAAGAAGGCAATGAGGGCAAGACTAGGAAAGGCCCTCATCCCGATCAAAGCTCGAAACCGCCGGAAGCCGAGTTCATCGACGAAGAGGCGCTGTTCGATATGCCAAACCTGTTGGTGGACATGGCGGAGGGAATGATGGTGTCGCCGCCAAGAATAAGCTCGCCGCCCTCGGACGACTCGCCCGACAACTCCGACATGGAAAGCTTATGGAGCTACCCTTAA